A genome region from Candidatus Nitrospira nitrificans includes the following:
- a CDS encoding thiamine pyrophosphate-dependent enzyme, giving the protein MRPEQGTLISRAQAMAAVLELLTDQPVIICNGFPSREAHKIADRPTHFYMIGSMGNAPAIALGVALAKPNKQVVTFDGDGNVLMGMGTLATVGALKPKNFIHVVFDNEVYGTTGNQPTISNVVPLEKVAKSAGYVNVERVLDREDLVYEFKDMLKKDGPSMLLIKVNEFMEDAGRVLHDPPDITRRFMKAIE; this is encoded by the coding sequence ATGAGGCCCGAACAAGGCACATTGATCAGCCGCGCGCAGGCCATGGCGGCTGTGCTCGAGTTACTGACCGATCAGCCCGTCATCATCTGCAACGGGTTTCCCTCGCGTGAGGCGCACAAGATCGCGGATCGGCCCACCCATTTCTATATGATCGGCTCCATGGGAAATGCTCCGGCCATCGCGCTCGGTGTCGCGCTCGCAAAGCCCAATAAACAGGTGGTTACCTTCGATGGCGACGGGAATGTGTTGATGGGCATGGGCACGCTTGCGACGGTTGGGGCGTTGAAACCGAAGAACTTCATCCATGTCGTCTTCGACAACGAAGTGTACGGCACGACCGGGAACCAGCCCACGATCTCCAACGTGGTGCCGCTGGAGAAAGTGGCGAAGTCGGCGGGTTATGTGAATGTGGAACGGGTCCTTGATCGCGAGGATCTGGTCTATGAGTTCAAGGACATGCTGAAAAAGGATGGGCCCAGCATGCTGCTCATTAAAGTGAATGAATTCATGGAAGATGCCGGCCGTGTCCTGCACGATCCGCCGGACATCACCCGCCGATTCATGAAAGCGATTGAATAA
- a CDS encoding pyridoxal-phosphate-dependent aminotransferase family protein: MVLLNPGPVNVSERVRQALLKPDICHREDEFLELLHRIQTKLLKAFVPGAESDYVAVVMTGSGTAAVEAALMSSLPHGRRMLILNNGVYGERMSHIVGLHRLGVSELKYDWTIRPDPEKLLLALRQHQEVHAVGMVHHETTTGLLNPVHEIAEIIDNQNRVFVLDAVSALAGETIDIARSHIYMVAGTAGKCIQGFPGVSFVLVRKGFVERMRAYPKRSWYLHLTHYIDNEGRGTIPFTPAVQVYYAFDEALNELLEEGVANRVHRYKKTATLIRERMAQLGVKALLPADRQSNTITAYHLPEGVSYQALHDRLKQQGYVIYAGQGNLENKIFRVANMGALSEAQFGGFLDAFEQVCKSA; the protein is encoded by the coding sequence GTGGTTCTCCTAAATCCAGGGCCAGTGAACGTTTCCGAGCGTGTGCGGCAGGCGCTGCTGAAACCCGATATCTGTCATCGAGAAGATGAATTTTTAGAACTGCTTCACCGCATCCAAACCAAGCTGCTCAAAGCCTTTGTTCCCGGAGCCGAATCGGACTACGTTGCCGTCGTGATGACCGGATCGGGGACGGCTGCCGTCGAAGCCGCTTTGATGTCGTCGCTCCCTCACGGTCGCCGTATGCTCATCCTCAACAACGGGGTCTATGGCGAACGGATGTCCCACATCGTGGGCCTCCATCGTCTGGGGGTGAGCGAGTTGAAGTATGACTGGACGATTCGGCCGGACCCGGAGAAGCTGCTGCTTGCCTTGCGGCAGCATCAGGAAGTGCATGCCGTCGGCATGGTGCACCATGAGACCACCACCGGACTCCTCAACCCTGTTCATGAGATCGCCGAAATCATCGATAATCAAAATCGCGTGTTTGTGCTGGATGCCGTCAGCGCGCTGGCGGGCGAGACGATCGACATTGCCCGGTCACACATCTACATGGTGGCGGGGACGGCGGGAAAGTGTATTCAGGGATTCCCAGGCGTCTCGTTCGTGCTGGTGCGGAAGGGGTTCGTCGAGCGAATGCGGGCGTACCCGAAGCGGTCGTGGTATCTCCATTTGACCCATTACATCGACAACGAGGGGCGGGGCACGATTCCATTCACCCCGGCGGTGCAAGTCTACTATGCCTTCGACGAAGCGCTCAACGAGCTGCTCGAGGAAGGCGTGGCCAATCGCGTCCACCGGTATAAGAAGACGGCGACTCTGATCCGTGAACGAATGGCTCAACTCGGCGTGAAGGCGCTGCTGCCGGCGGACCGGCAATCAAATACCATCACGGCCTATCACTTGCCGGAGGGGGTTTCCTATCAGGCGCTGCATGACCGCCTGAAGCAGCAGGGCTATGTTATTTATGCCGGTCAAGGCAACCTGGAAAACAAGATTTTTCGCGTGGCCAACATGGGGGCGTTGTCCGAGGCGCAGTTCGGCGGGTTTCTCGACGCCTTCGAACAGGTCTGCAAATCGGCATGA
- a CDS encoding phosphocholine cytidylyltransferase family protein — protein MKAVILAAGVGKRLWEVTQHRPKCLIEIGGRSLLHRYLESLISVGIRRAEIVVGYKQEMIRAAVEQDSCGVNVTFLVNDQFHRGSISSLWIARSALDDDAIVMDADVLFHRDILRRLVSSPCENALLMDETVKQTGEECMVVVAGGRVIALTKNMPEQYDYAGEGVGFLRVRHADAPHVVSSLRGYIDRGSWDMEYEDALRPYFQDVRVGYERIGGLPWTEIDFIEDVRKAELEVLPRL, from the coding sequence ATGAAAGCGGTCATCCTAGCAGCTGGAGTCGGAAAACGCCTGTGGGAAGTGACCCAACATCGCCCGAAATGCCTCATCGAGATCGGGGGCCGGTCGCTCCTGCATCGCTATCTCGAGTCGCTGATTTCCGTCGGGATTCGCCGGGCGGAGATCGTCGTTGGGTACAAGCAGGAAATGATCCGCGCGGCGGTCGAGCAGGATTCCTGCGGCGTCAACGTCACGTTTCTCGTCAACGACCAATTTCACAGAGGCAGCATCTCTTCGCTGTGGATCGCGCGATCCGCGCTCGACGACGATGCCATCGTGATGGATGCCGACGTGCTGTTCCATCGGGACATCCTACGGCGTCTGGTGTCGTCACCTTGTGAGAACGCGCTGTTGATGGATGAGACGGTGAAGCAGACCGGAGAGGAATGCATGGTGGTCGTAGCGGGGGGGCGCGTGATCGCGCTGACGAAGAACATGCCGGAACAGTACGACTACGCCGGTGAAGGGGTTGGATTTCTTCGGGTTCGGCATGCCGACGCGCCTCACGTGGTCTCGTCGCTTCGTGGCTACATCGACAGGGGCTCGTGGGATATGGAGTACGAGGACGCGCTCCGACCGTATTTTCAGGACGTGCGGGTCGGTTATGAACGGATCGGGGGGTTGCCCTGGACCGAGATCGATTTTATCGAAGACGTAAGAAAGGCTGAATTGGAAGTTTTGCCAAGATTATGA